In Balaenoptera acutorostrata chromosome 19, mBalAcu1.1, whole genome shotgun sequence, the following proteins share a genomic window:
- the DYNLRB2 gene encoding dynein light chain roadblock-type 2 yields the protein MAEVEETLKRIQSHKGVIGTMVVNAEGIPIRTTLDNSTTVQYAGLLHQLTVKAKSTVRDIDPQNDLTFLRIRSKKHEIMVAPDKEYLLIVIQNPCE from the exons ATG GCAGAGGTGGAGGAAACCCTAAAGAGGATCCAGAGCCATAAAGGGGTTATAGGAACGATGGTTGTAAATGCAGAAG GCATTCCCATCCGAACAACCTTGGACAACTCGACAACAGTTCAATATGCAGGTCTCCTTCATCAGCTGACCGTGAAAGCCAAGAGCACAGTTCGTGACATTGATCCTCAGAACGACCTAACTTTTCTTAGGATCAGATCAAAGAAACATGAAATCATGGTAGCTCCAG ATAAGGAATATCTTCTGATTGTCATTCAAAATCCATGTGAATAG